The Amia ocellicauda isolate fAmiCal2 chromosome 16, fAmiCal2.hap1, whole genome shotgun sequence nucleotide sequence ttcgtgtagcgcagacatacgccaatgggatcggtgggattctgcagctctgcgcagaactgcgggaatctgcgctacacgaacgcggCCTTTGTCAGTGGTTCAGCATCACGGTTTCCCTTAACAAGAACACAGATCCCTTTCGTTTAACACTTTCACCTTGTGATTTTGGTTATTTGCCCTTAATCCATCCTCCCCGGGAAATTGCTTTTTAGTCAACATATCCAAATCAACGATGCATTTATGTCGGCCGGCTACGTACGTAAATGCTTACATTAGTTATACCTTCCTTTTACATTTCAGAGCGCATGTAAACAGCCTCTTTAAGAGCCCGgatagctcagtcggtagagcatcagacttttaatctgagggtccagggttcaagtccctgttcgggcggatattttctttaaaaatgcaatgttaatggaaaaaaataaaatgtaaatgataCATTATACTATTAGACCGGGGTTTCATTACAGTGACCAGATATTTTCATAGCAGCAGGTCGCAATGTTCCCTAACGCCAATAAAACATCAGTACAGAGGGGTTTGTAATACGACACCAGCCTGACTGAAGACCCTAGCGAGACACAATCTGGATAGTTGTTAATGTTGCACAAGTATTTCAtttagtaataaagtgaaaCAGGCATCCCTTTAAACTATATTTTCCCAGTGCAGATATGTGCTTTTGTTTATGTCAGGTACCATGACCCCCAAACCGCCAtaacattaaatgttttatattaataacttAATGTATGGTTTGTACAGAGGTGTAACAAGTAGTCAgaagtcatacttgagtaaaagtacaaatattctatcaaaaacttactccagtaaaagtaCAAAGTCTCCctttcaaacagtacttgagaAAAAGTTATAAAGTAGCTACTTTCAAGAGTACTTAAGTACcaaatgtaaaagtaaattgtgattttagtatTAAAGTGAATATGGATGTGTTTCTGTGAGCCTTATAAAGGGGCgattcatttgatgttttaatcccaacattttattttccataaattatcaaggtattttatttttatggttcctcaattttatcttgaagaaaaccacatccaacaaaaataaatgttatttaggcacatatctggaaattactttcaattgTATTCAATACTAACAAAGGGTAACACTGGGGGGTTTATATAATAGCCTTTTTTGAGTTTTCTTAGCAAACTCACTGttcacacccccccccccaaagagttgtataataaaacacaaaacaaaataaacaatataaaatatgtacctCTTTAGTGAATATAACTTAAAAGCATCCGTGCACTGCAGCGTCTTCACTCCCATGAGGTGCTagcccaaataaggcaaaaatatataattaaaaaatgatattgtagtcgcactctcacttattaggtatttaGACAGGACTCTTGTATTTCagcagtttcattttattgaataacaatgccttttgacactactgtgtcttcatctgggctATACATACCTAGTAAGTGAGTGTCGGCTACACAaatatttttatcattttatatatataaaatgaaaaatatatttttgtatttttgattggtgtgtatatatatatatatatatatatatatatatatatataaacacaccaatcagccataacattatgaccacctgcctaatattgtgtaggttccccttttgccgccaaaacagccctgacccgtcgaggcatggactccactagacctctgaaggtgtgctgtggtatctggcaccaagacgttagcagcagatcctttaagtcctgtaagttgcaaggtggggcctccatggatcggacttatttgtccagcacatcccacagatgcttgattggattgagaactggggaatttggaggccaagtcaacaccttgattcatgattcatcagaccaggccaccttcttccattgctccgtggtccagttctgatgctcacgtgcccattgtaggcgctttcagcagtggacaggggtcagcatgggcaccctgactggtctgcggctacgcagccccatacgcaacaaactgcgatacgctgtgtgttctgacacctttctatcagaaccagcattcactttttcagcaatttgagctacagtagcttgtctgttggatcggaccacacgggccagccttcgctccccacgtgcatcaatgagccttggccgcccatgaccctgttgccagttgaccgcttttccttccttggaccacttttgataggtactgaccactgcagaccggaaacaccccacaagagctgcagttttggagatgctctgacccagtcgtctagccatcacaatttggcccttgtcaaagtcgctcagatccttacgctgcccatttttcctgcttctaacacatcaactttgaggacaaaatgttcacttgctgcctaatatatcccacccactgacaggtgaagtgaataatgttatggctgataggtgtatatacatatacatatatatatatatatatatatatatataatttgatgtTGTTCTTACACATGCCTAGGTGTGGGCGATCTGACGATTTTATATCGTGATCGATCTTGAAGACATCCACGATCTACTTTTCAAGCGAATCGTAGAGATCGCGATCTTTTATGTCCTCATAATGTTAAAACTGTAACGACAGCCTACTAGATGGCTGTGCTGATTGGCCAAATTATACCACGTGTCTCAATCATGTGTCTTGCATGCATGGTGacatattagaaaaaaaaatcaacatgaaCTAGCAGAATGGCGGATGAGGAGCTGGTGCTGAAAAAATATTCAACATCAGATGTGTGGCTATGCAAAGTCAGACATTTCTCAGAGAAAAGTTATCTGCAAACTTTGTCGGGTAACGGTCAGCTCTTCTGGAGGTCAAACGACAAATCTTTTCAACCACCTGAAAAGCAAGCAACCGAAGGCACATGCCGACAGTGTTTCACTCAGGTCGGTACAACCTCACTCATCTGTATCTCACGAGGTCCTGAAACAGTTATCACTGACCGACACATTAGAGCAGTCGAAAACATACGACAAAAACAGCAAACGATGGAAAGAGGTGACAGAAGCGGTCACATTCTACTTTTTTATCATATTATCTATTAGCTGTGATTGCCACTTGAAGTTGAAAAGTGCACAcctttgtgttgtttatattttattactgcaATTTCAGAGTACTTTAAAATCTtgtgttatttaatgtttatctaTTGACTGCGGATCGcaactttaatatttaaaataaagttaaactcAGGCCATTTAATGACCAtttgattttttaattaatgttgtgTTTAAAATTGTACAAATAGATAAATCCATAGGCGTGTTCCATTCTGGATATTCTCTATAGTACATCTAAAAATTGGGAAGATCGTGATTCAGATCGTGGAGCGTGATATGATTTTTTGGGAAGATCGCCCACCCCTATGCACACCATGTTAAAAACTTTTGATTTACataaagtgtaaacatcacCATGGACATGATTTTGGGACCTTTTCTAATATATAATTGTACTATTTATAtcataaagtgaataataaagtcaatatgtaaaataaaaatcacatttaattatgcatattatttatGAATACTGTATCTTTTATGGACAGCTGTCACTAAAGTAGAGCTCCTGTGATGTTCACCCATgcattgtctttgtaatgaatGAGTTTGTCTTCAATGTGCAATGATGCACTAATGGATATTGCTGGAGCTCATTAATTACCTTCTCATCTCCACGCGGTTTGTTATGGGGCGCATGCGTATACGGTGCGTGTTTCCACGTGGGGGTGAcgtcacttctgattggtcagattctTTCCAGTCGCGGCGCTAAAATGGAGAAAGCAGCCCGTTTACATCTCAGCAGTGAGGAGCGGCTACTGAAATACAGGCAGCGCTACCATTTAACTCCCGTCCAGTGTGAAGCTCCAACACACTTTATATTCATGTCTGACGCAGGACGAGCGCTTTTAGATTTATTTTCGGTCGATGATAACACAGGATGTACAATAATCGATAgtacaattacacacaatgtttttgCATAGCTCTTAAGTTTTCAAAACAACAATGCGGTGACAAAAGCAGGAGCCGGAGGGGGGGTGCGCACAACATGTTTGTGTCAAATGCTTAACATTAGGGGCAATGCGTGAGACTGAGAGCTACACCTGCCCACGAATACAGGCCACGGCACCGCTTTACAACATGCGCCATTCACAACCGGCTCGAAAAAACACGTTATGACGGCGCCACAGCGACctgtgcaacacaacacagctgcTAATTACCACAACAACACTCCCCCATCCAATACAGTGCATTTCCAATCGCGGAGAGCAAACTATTGCAGATCGGCGTTGTGTGTATTGTGATTCCCACAACAAGAGGAAACAACACCCAAAGTCATCTATTGTTTCGAAAGCACATCTTTTGCATTGAAACTCAGTATTAAAAATGTCGACAACGTTAATGTTAGCACAATAACAGATTAATGTGAGCAATCTATCGGCATGCTCAGACTATGGTAAGCCATTTTTATTatcaacaatacaatttttgatataaagaaatgtaacatttgatatcagatatatatatttagaatagAATCAAAAATACTATTCTTGATGTCAGCCATTCTGTTTTTGCTATCAAAATCGAATTGTTGATATCCAAAAATGAATACCAATGTACTTCCAATAGGAATTAtgtatatgaaaatgtaaagattgaTAGGCCTATTATGAATTTGATGATTATATGTTAACACAGCCGGTCACAGGTTAGTCTGGGTTCAACAGACACTGGCCAGTTGGCATTTGACAGAGAGCACAATGGCACTAGCAGTCTTGAGCTCAATTGTTGTTTAGTGTGCAAAAACTAGCAATCTTATTGAGAGaagcactgcagcagcacagGCTGTCTAGACAGGCAGAGTCACATATCACTCATCATAAaagtgatgataataataatgatgatgacagCGAGATATAAGTGGTCAATAAATCACATCACAATAATCTTATGTGGAGAAATCATTGAGATATGTAAGCAGttgaagaatgaagaaaaggtaTTACAGAATGAAAAGCACTGTCTGAATGTCCTGGGCTGAGATTACGTGCATAACATTTATTTGGATATTTTTACctactttattattatgattatgatgattatgGTTATGTAATTTTGCAGGCACCTTTGTccaaataatttgttttctcGGTCCAAACACTATCAATGTTCCAGATTctacatttgtttcttttatgaCAGTATTCTAGTTGTACATGTAAGGGAATTAGACGTAGAACATGAGAAACCAGAACAGAACCAGAACAGTAAACCCGAGAGGCAGAATGACAGAAATGGACGTAGGCAAGATGGATGAGATCAGGAGACATAAGCGCGGGCGGCCCGGGACGCAAACCCAGACGAAAACAACCAACAGCAAACAGAGTACTTAGTGTTACAGAATAACAAGTAAAAAAGGGATCATCAATATATCACCAACAAATCAGGAACATTACTGATAAATTCAATACCAAATAACATTAAAGGATCTTTCTGCTGTCATCATGGAAATCAGACACGGTCCGACCTGTTATTATGGGAATTAAGTCATATCTTGTACAGGGTGTGGATGAcaccaaaaataaaagcatgcGAAGCACCATTAAAGCTGGCTAAGAACTAGGTAGTTAGGAATAAACGCATGATGCACACAGCAGATTGCCTCATCAGCTCTTGGGAGATACAGAGGATAGGTGAAGGCAATCACTTCGTCCTCTCTGATCTCCTGTACGTGGAATGGCCATCATCCCTCAAAGTGATAGATAGCTTGAGCCAACTACTGGGTGTGCAGCCGGGAGCATCAGCCTAAATATACAGCCATTCATTTGTCGATGACCATGTAAACACAGAGGCACAAGGGCAGCCGCTTGTTAGACAGATGTAGGATATCTGTGAATCAGCAAATCCCCTGTGTCGGAGTGCAGGGGAGAGCAGTATAAATGGCCAGGCTTGGGGACGGACCCAGAACACTTGGACTCAGTCCTGTCTGGCACTCTGCAATGAACTCCTCTATGATCTTCCTCCTGCTGGGCCTGGCTGCACACGTCTGTGCCTACCCCATTCAGGTACATTCGACTGGTCTCTGCAGGCTCTCGATTGTAGGCAAACTCAGGCGCTTGGTGTTTTGTGCTTGCTATTTTACTTTGAGTGCATTTTTCTGAAATAGAGAACTGTTGCAATGGACATCTTATTTGAAtctttgtaatggaatatcttaTTTAACAGTTCCACCTTATATATGAATGGTAAGAGCGTTTGACTATTTCATAAGGGGAATAGATTCTCAGACATAGAAGTATTGGACATGCCTCCAATCATTTGAAGCACTCATTCTATAAAAAAATTATTaacaaaattgaaataaatcaatttaaacaTTCAAAAAGAAATGATCCAAGAAACTTCAGTACACTGTAACATACTTTTCATGGTTTCTATTGCCAGTTTTGCTTGTCAATATAGCACTTCATTTTTAGATACTACAGTTTATGAAAGAGTATATAGCATGGCTAGATCCAAGGAGAGACACcttcaaatgtaaaatgtagcaTACGTTTATCTGTGGTCCATTTCGGACTCCTCTTGTAATTGTCTTTTCTGTGTAATTTTCCAGAATACATCTGGAATAAATGAAGAAGCACACAGGTTTAAAAGAGCCTTTTCAGGTAAGTCAGGTCTATTCTGTATACCTCAATGCCCTGCTTAATTAAAAGTATAACGAGCAGCCTTCCAGACTCAAGACTGAAAAGTAATTCCCTTTGCTCTATGAATTACATCATCTATActgaaatgtgcatttaatttGCACAAAATACCGTAATACTGCAATAGCAGAGTaaaatagattaattaattaattaattaatattcccTTTTCCCTAATTTTGAAAGCACAATAGTGTTGTTGTAAAATGACAAATgccattaatgaaaacattgtcTTTTTTCTCAGAAGAGCTCATGAGTCAAGATGAGATGACAGCCATGGACAAAATCATGGAGACCAATGAATTGCGAAGTAAGTGTTGCACCTGAGAAAAAAATGTACAGAGGAAGAATGATACAGAAgtgtctgtatctgtaagtTATTTTGAAAACACCACTTGCTGTTAAAATGTGTATTCCTGTGCTCTGGGTTCATGTTTGCTGGTATATTTCCGCAGCACCTGAGTATATTTAAATGGATATAACAAAAGACAAATCCTAAAACAGTTTTGATTAAATGGCTGTTttttgcagtgctgtgtgtgttaacTAGCACACGTGTTGTATTGCAGCCGCCCTGACCTTGCAGGGAACCAGCTTCAGAGAGGGCGACATTGCAGTGACCAATAAGAGGAGGTCAGAGAACTGCTTTGCCCGGAGCTGCTTGTGGCCCAAGTCTGTGGACGGATTTGTGTATGTTCCCTATAACATGTCAACTGAGTACAGTAAGTACAGTCTGCATTTCACTTTAAATGACAATGCCttattacataaaacatacataataattGAGGAAACcgcaaacaaatatatactttttatcCCTGTAAAAagcctttatttaaaatactgtagcatattattattgctttgaaAATGATCTGCTGTCCTCATTTTCCAATTAATGTTTTACTGACCAAATGAAAGCTTACTGCCAAACTCACAATACAGGGAGCAAAGGGGTTTTGCTTTTCATTACACCATTAATTGGTAAAAAGGGATTTATATgaattacacaaatacacaatcgTAACACACCTGGTATACAAGCTTTATGACCGAAGACTGGAGTGCCAATAATCTCACATATGCCCATGAAGGTTTCTGTTGTTTCCTGCAGATGAAATTGACAGAATCACAATTGAAAGCGGGATGGAGGAGATTGCTAATGGCACCTGTATCAGGTTTGTGCCATGGACTCATCAAAGGAACTACCTGGACATCCAGCCCAAGTCTGGGTAAGTCATTCACATATCCTGGGTACGTTTTTGACAAACTGCTTTCGTAAGTGAGAGagtattttaaagtaatttatGTTATTGGTCTCTACACGTGGATTTCTGCAAGACCAGACTGAAAGGGGGAGCTTTGGAAGTGAAAGCACTGTCTTGTCTGAGATTAATGTGACAGCATAATTCCCCGCAGTGCCAGGTGATGTACCAGCACTCTGTGAGGAAGCTCCTTCAGGGCCTCTCTGACCTGTGCGTCTCTTGCAGCTGCTGGTCCTTCCTCGGAGTCCACGGTGGGGCTCAGATGCTGTCCCTCCAGACTCCAGGCTGCATGTGGTCCGGCATCGCCTCCCATGAGCTCATGCACGCTCTAGGCTTCGTGCACGAACAGTCCCGGGCTGACAGGGACAAGTACATCACCATTCTGTGGGCCAACATCTGGAAAGGTATGGTGAACACTACCCAGTATCCCACAGCTCAGATGTGCCAGTGATCCAGAATAAATGAGACACTaacttaatatatatttacatatataattgTAACACTTAAAAGCTAAGTACAAAacgcatgtatttatttcccttttttcttttgtacataTTTGCAAGTGTTTGTTTCCATTCAACCCCCCCATTTCATCCATTTCCAAGTAGGAGCGAACACAAAACCATTTATTTACACTGCCACGCTGTGCTATTTTCTCACCTGACAGATCGTGTGAATAATTTTGAGAGGTACAAGACCAATAATCTGGACACCCCCTATGACTATAGCTCCATTATGCACTTTGGGAAGTAAGtatgtgattttaaaataaatcagagtGTGGAATGTACCAAGTTCATCAGAAAAGCTCAATAAGTTAATTTCTGtattatacaaaaacaaatatataaatatatatccttTATACCTAGTTCTATGGTAAAATACCTGCTTAATAAACATACAAGCTTTCAATAAAACTAGTGAGTGAATTAAATAGTCTCTTCATGACTAGAGTGTGTTCATCATGTAGGTTCTGTGAATCAAGAAGTTTTAATTGCATGTTAAACCTTGTTTGAAACTTCCATATAATATAGgctctgaaaatgtaaaatggtaATGCTATAGCTGAATTAGGAACAGactatgaaaaaaatatataaaatagatacatttaGAAGTCCTGAGCTTGTATTTGGTGCCTTTAATTGAcaacataatatataatttcaagTTATTGAACACCAGGATAAACCATGTAATTGGGATGCAGACTACAGTAGTGTTTATATGTGTCTCCATATTAACATTCTATATCGCTGTCACCTATCGCAGGTACGCCTACTCCGAAGATGGTGACCCAACCATTGTGcccaaacccaacccaaacatCCAAATCGGGCAGCGGTTCGGGCCCAGTGCTATCGACAAGATGAAAATCAATAAACTCTACAAGTGTGGTTAGTTCACAGTTTAGAAATATAAAAACGGCTAGAGTCAGAATATCATCAGCAAACAGAAGAACTCAAGAGCCTGTGAAATCAGGTGCTCCTTTATCTTGTGAGATTTTGTTTAGTCTATTCTGGTAACAAAAGATAAAACGGAACCCTGAGAGAGTTTCCTATCAAGCCGCTACCTCACATTGCTGTCCTTGTGAGCCTGTCTCTGTCTTATTGTCTGCTTCCCTGAATTCCCTAAGACAGCTTGAATAGGATGGTACATAAACAATCATTATATTTGCTGAAGGGTATCATTAGGAAGTGATATATAATCACTGGTTTTCTCTGGGAACGTTTTGTAGGTCTCTGTTTGTTTGTAAGTGACACAACTGAATCAACTAATTGGTAGAATGAGAAGAAACTTTGgaaactggttattgatgatggTATCTGACATCCGACATAACTGCAAATTTCAATGACAGACAGAGTgtagacaaaatatatatatattttgttgttgtttcagtaATCCAGTTACTAACACCCACAGTCTCAATCCACTCACCTGCAACATTGCCTGGCCCGATCTTCTTCTTCTGTCTTCTCATCTGCCAATTTGCTTTTATCCCTCTCTTTCTGCCAAAGGCATGTAACCAGAACAAGCCCTCTCCCAGAACCTACCAGAGGACCCACCTGCGGCACTTCACTGAGGAGTCTGTAGCAGAAGAACAGTACCTTGCCATTAGAACAGCGCAAACTCATCCATTAGTTAATAAAAATGATCTTCCATGAACTGAGCTATTGTCTCCATTgtcctttctttatttctttctttataaGGGCAGGCTTGCTTCTTTCATTGTGTACATAAAGGGAATTAAAAGGAAAGTGACACAATGTAGAAATACACAATGAGATGCCACTGACAGGACTGTCCATACCTTGTTAATTAAATGTACTCTAATATTCCATCATTAAGTGACAATAGTGTATAGTGGGAAATGCAAAGGGCCTGTACCGTCACCATATGGTGAAACAAAGACACTACAAAAACGGATATCACAAGTGGAAATCTCTTAGTGGAGAGTACATTCAATATTAAAAACAGGGACTGcagtttcttctttttcttcaaaCATATTTAACTGAGGTAATACTGCATCACATCTTTATTACTATGGAAAATTATATCAGAATTCATATATAAATGAATGTTTACCCTGAAACAGCAACTCAACATGAACCTTGTATAGAGCTCTCCATTTTAACCGAGTATAGCTGCTGTCCTAGAAGACATGTTTTACAATTGTAGCCGATTCAGGGCAGGGAGGGACACTaactaaaatcaaaacaaattccCTCGGGTAAATCTTCAGACTAGCAAACCTAAGGGTgctaaataagaaaacaaacaccaagGGGATTCATATTTGAGAacgaagcaaacaaacaaacaaacaaaacatggggTTCACCTTGCTCGGCCTCACGGCGGGTTGTGAGGATTATGGGGAAAACAGTCTGTGTGGGGGATGTCACTGCTAGTCAAGAGGGGGAGGTTAAATAAGGTCATCACTGGTGCCCGTGGGGGTGATAATCACAGCCGAACTCATTGCCGGCAGGTGTCTCCTATTAGTCCAGTGGCTACTGAGTCCGACTGGAAACACACGAGCCGCAAGTACCCGTGCGGAGACAGGGCAGCCTATATATAGCCACAACAGTACACACTATTTTGTAATGTTACTAAGCATTATTGGGACTTTCACTCATTTTTCAAGAAAGCAGTATTTAGGCTGAAGATATGTGACACAAATAATCACCAGCCACTGTCCACAGTGTAGGTGGAAAATAAAGTGGTCAGTGAActgagaaatgtattttaaaaaacaaaaatgacgaGGCcccagtgtatttttaattacataaaaAGGGAATTGATACGAACAAAGTTAAATAATTTCAAAGAAAGGTAAAGAAGTACATTGTGTTGTGGATCTGGTGACTGATGTTGCACACTTTATCAGTTAATTCTGTATCTTAACCTTTGTGATGAGTTCTCATCCTTCACAGCTTTCCCATTTTGCAGTGATGTTAACCCCTCGTTAACTCTGGCTGTTAGCAAATGTATAAACCTTTCCTGTATGAGCTTAATAGAAAAAACTCTTAGCAATTAGgtatacatacaatacaaaGATGAGAAGTGTTAATTCATACAAAACTAAATATCAAACACCCTCAGGCCACTGTCCCCTGTACATCACCTCCCTTCTCTACTACAACTGATTTTCACTCTGCCAAAGCCTGGATAGAGAGTCTACACAGGGTGAGGGAGAGGTTGCCAGCACAGTCACCTCACCCTGACTGTTTCCCAGCTTTAACCCTTAAACATAAATGCTGAAAGCATTTATAGCAGAGTCCATTGCCATTGTACTTTTGCTCTCAGAATGGTCCTCTCTACATAATGTATTTACTATCATACTGGactgaaaacacacatttaaaaataaactactctgcatttgtttgtttaacaacaTCTATAATTCCAGGCCTCTGTGTGACGTGTGTGAGTGAGGACTGAAGACAATTTCCCCATTCAGATGGACACAAATTGACCCACAGATACCAGGAGGAAGGACCTTACTGAACTATAAAGTAGATATCTTTTCCTTGTCTGGAGTGGTGAAATATCACCAGCCCTTGTTCTCTCACTGCTGGGAATATCAGTGGGACTCTGATGAGTCAGTAGCAAATGTATGTCTGATGATCAATGtattctctctatatattttgttatgatATAGGAAACTCAATCAATGATGTGTTACAAATGTttctataataaaacaatgctTCAAAGTGACTCATCCATTGTCATTTCAATCCATAGGTGATGTACAACAATCTGTGTTCAAAGTCAAAGGGTCAGGACAAGACATATTACTATATTATCAAAGGTAATGGGAAAACTCTCCATATACTGGTAATAGGCCGTGCCAGAGGTCATGTGCTATATTGAACCCTGGTTTGCTAAACATAGACATATCGGACAGTATACTGCCTACAGCAGTGTggggtagtggttagggctctggactctggagtggagggttgtgggtttaatccccaggtgggggacactgctgttgtactcttgagcaaggtagattgctccagtaaatacccagctgtatataAATGGGTaccaatgtaaaaataatgtgatatgttgtaacaatttaagtcaccctggataagagtctCTACTAAGAAATcaggtaataataattaaaggaaTAGACAATTTGACACTGCTTAATGTGCCAAATGCCTTGCAGATATACTTGCCCTCACCATTGCTGTAGGAATTCAGTCATGGAAAGAGGGTTCATAAAAGTTCTTGCAGAcaaggggagagaaagagggttGGGTTCCTACATCTCAAAGAGATACCAAGATGGGTGTCTGATGAATTATTCTTTGATAATTCTCCCAACCAGTATGAAACGCACTGAAATGACCAACGATTAAAAAGTAGAACTAGAAAGATCCAATTGAAAAGGCCTGTTGCCATGCTTACATTGTACGCCACCCCAGCAACAGTTCCAGCCCTGGTATGGTCAAATTTCACTCCAATTAGAGTAgatgaatataaaataaaatccacctACTCCTCATTTTAAAGTGCTTATGCTAGAGGGTGTGGTAGGAGCCCAAAACCCCTTC carries:
- the LOC136711673 gene encoding hatching enzyme 1.2 isoform X2 is translated as MARLGDGPRTLGLSPVWHSAMNSSMIFLLLGLAAHVCAYPIQNTSGINEEAHRFKRAFSELMSQDEMTAMDKIMETNELRTALTLQGTSFREGDIAVTNKRRSENCFARSCLWPKSVDGFVYVPYNMSTEYNEIDRITIESGMEEIANGTCIRFVPWTHQRNYLDIQPKSGCWSFLGVHGGAQMLSLQTPGCMWSGIASHELMHALGFVHEQSRADRDKYITILWANIWKDRVNNFERYKTNNLDTPYDYSSIMHFGKYAYSEDGDPTIVPKPNPNIQIGQRFGPSAIDKMKINKLYKCGM
- the LOC136711673 gene encoding hatching enzyme 1.2 isoform X1, yielding MARLGDGPRTLGLSPVWHSAMNSSMIFLLLGLAAHVCAYPIQNTSGINEEAHRFKRAFSEELMSQDEMTAMDKIMETNELRTALTLQGTSFREGDIAVTNKRRSENCFARSCLWPKSVDGFVYVPYNMSTEYNEIDRITIESGMEEIANGTCIRFVPWTHQRNYLDIQPKSGCWSFLGVHGGAQMLSLQTPGCMWSGIASHELMHALGFVHEQSRADRDKYITILWANIWKDRVNNFERYKTNNLDTPYDYSSIMHFGKYAYSEDGDPTIVPKPNPNIQIGQRFGPSAIDKMKINKLYKCGM